Proteins co-encoded in one Corynebacterium tuberculostearicum genomic window:
- a CDS encoding cold-shock protein: MAQGTVKWFNSEKGYGFIERADGEGDIFVHYSEIQGSGFRTLEENQQVTFEVGSGPKGEQAQSVSVI, translated from the coding sequence ATGGCACAAGGAACCGTTAAGTGGTTTAACTCTGAAAAGGGCTACGGCTTTATCGAGCGCGCGGACGGCGAGGGCGATATTTTCGTCCACTACTCCGAGATTCAGGGCAGCGGCTTCCGTACTCTGGAAGAAAACCAGCAGGTCACCTTCGAAGTAGGATCCGGCCCGAAGGGCGAGCAGGCCCAGTCCGTGTCCGTAATCTAG
- the topA gene encoding type I DNA topoisomerase, with amino-acid sequence MAEAAGPGKTLVIVESATKAKKIQPYLGDNYIVEASVGHIRDLPRGAADVPAKYKKESWARLGVNPEDDFAPLYVVSPDKKKKVADLKSKLKQCDQLYLATDPDREGEAIAWHLLEVLKPKVPVRRMVFNEITKSAILEAADNTRDLDYNLIDAQETRRILDRLYGYEVSPVLWKKVMPRLSAGRVQSVATRVIVERERERMAFIPADYWDLAATLDTGAADADNPATFDARLTAVNSKRVALGRDFDDRGNVKSKDVTVITEPQAKALESALQGAGMEVAGVEHKPYTRKPYAPFMTSTLQQEAGRRLHFTSERTMRIAQRLYENGHITYMRTDSTSLSKQGLAAARNSATSIYGAEYVSDSPRVYDRKVKNSQEAHEAIRPAGESFATPGQLSGQLDAEEFKLYDLIWKRTVASQMADAKGTSMKVTVAGNATTDNGSYDVELSATGRTITFPGFLKAYGADDAKGDKKGGTRLPHLEEGRALTAKEVSAEGHSTNPPARYTEASLVKKMEDLGIGRPSTYASIIKTIQDRGYVVSRGNALVPSWVAFAVVGLLEENFTELVDYDFTSSMEDELDQIATGIEDGTAWLNGFYFGNAEANEQKAASIARHGGLKSLIDVNLEAIDARKVNSLLLYTDAEGRDVFVRVGRYGPYIERAVGTNDDGSIEYQRANLSETVTPDGLNEELAEKLFATPQGGRELGENPENGRMIVAKEGRFGPYVTEIVRDDEREKAEGEAEEVVAKERAEEDKQRAEEGKRAKNWETKTAAKQKEKRVKEYIENKLKPGTASLFSSMEPSTVTLEEALKLLSLPREVGEDDGVMITAQNGRYGPYLKKGNDSRSLAKEEQIFTVTLDEARRIYAEPKRRGRAAAQPPIKQLGDNDVSGKPMTVKDGRFGPYVTDGTTNASLRRGDDPEQLTDARANELLSERRAKEASGETKKKSTKKSSKKTTKKKATKKATKKSTKKAGKKATKKPSPGTKNVVKAGSRKK; translated from the coding sequence GTGGCAGAAGCAGCCGGGCCGGGAAAGACCTTGGTGATCGTCGAGTCGGCGACGAAGGCGAAGAAGATTCAGCCTTACCTCGGAGATAACTACATCGTGGAGGCCTCCGTGGGCCATATCCGCGATCTTCCCCGCGGCGCTGCGGACGTGCCGGCTAAGTATAAGAAGGAATCTTGGGCGCGCCTCGGCGTGAACCCGGAGGATGACTTCGCCCCGCTGTATGTGGTTAGCCCCGATAAGAAGAAAAAGGTCGCAGACCTAAAATCCAAGCTGAAGCAGTGCGATCAGCTCTACCTCGCAACAGACCCCGACCGCGAGGGCGAGGCCATCGCCTGGCACCTGCTGGAGGTCCTAAAGCCCAAGGTGCCGGTGCGCCGCATGGTGTTCAATGAGATCACCAAGTCCGCCATCTTGGAGGCCGCGGACAATACCCGCGATCTGGATTACAACCTTATCGACGCCCAGGAAACCCGCCGCATCCTCGACCGCCTCTACGGCTACGAGGTTTCCCCGGTGCTGTGGAAGAAGGTCATGCCGCGGCTTTCTGCCGGCCGCGTGCAGTCGGTGGCCACCCGCGTCATCGTCGAGCGCGAGCGCGAGCGCATGGCGTTCATCCCGGCCGACTACTGGGATCTGGCCGCCACCTTGGATACCGGCGCTGCGGATGCGGATAACCCCGCTACTTTCGACGCCCGCCTCACGGCCGTCAATAGCAAGCGCGTGGCCTTGGGCCGCGACTTTGATGATCGCGGAAACGTCAAGAGCAAAGACGTCACTGTCATTACCGAGCCGCAGGCCAAGGCCTTGGAGTCTGCGCTCCAAGGCGCGGGCATGGAAGTCGCCGGGGTGGAACACAAGCCCTATACGCGCAAGCCCTATGCGCCGTTTATGACCTCCACGCTGCAGCAGGAGGCCGGCCGCCGCCTGCACTTTACCTCCGAACGCACCATGCGCATTGCGCAGCGCTTGTACGAAAACGGCCACATTACTTATATGCGTACGGACTCGACCTCGCTGTCCAAGCAGGGCTTGGCCGCCGCGCGCAACTCCGCCACCAGCATCTACGGCGCAGAATACGTTTCCGATTCCCCGCGCGTGTATGACCGCAAGGTCAAAAACTCGCAAGAAGCTCACGAGGCCATCCGCCCGGCCGGCGAGTCCTTCGCCACCCCAGGCCAGCTCTCCGGCCAGTTGGATGCGGAGGAGTTTAAGCTCTATGACCTGATTTGGAAGCGCACCGTCGCCTCCCAGATGGCTGATGCCAAGGGAACCTCCATGAAGGTCACCGTGGCGGGCAACGCCACTACGGATAACGGCAGCTATGACGTGGAATTATCCGCCACCGGCCGCACCATTACCTTCCCCGGCTTCTTGAAGGCCTACGGCGCGGACGATGCCAAGGGTGACAAGAAGGGCGGTACCCGCCTGCCGCACTTGGAGGAGGGACGCGCTCTGACCGCCAAGGAGGTTTCCGCTGAGGGTCATTCCACCAACCCGCCGGCGCGCTATACCGAAGCCAGCCTGGTCAAGAAGATGGAGGACCTAGGCATCGGCCGCCCGTCCACCTACGCGTCCATCATCAAGACCATCCAGGACCGCGGTTATGTGGTCTCGCGCGGCAATGCGCTGGTGCCCTCCTGGGTTGCCTTCGCCGTCGTAGGCCTGTTGGAGGAGAACTTCACCGAGCTGGTGGACTATGACTTCACCTCTTCCATGGAAGACGAGCTAGACCAGATTGCCACCGGTATCGAAGATGGCACCGCTTGGCTCAATGGCTTTTACTTTGGCAACGCCGAGGCCAACGAGCAGAAGGCGGCCTCCATTGCCCGCCATGGTGGCTTGAAATCGCTTATCGACGTCAACCTGGAGGCCATCGATGCCCGCAAGGTCAACTCGCTACTGCTTTATACCGACGCCGAAGGTCGCGATGTCTTCGTGCGCGTAGGCCGCTACGGCCCGTATATCGAGCGCGCCGTTGGCACTAACGACGACGGCAGCATCGAGTATCAGCGCGCTAACCTGTCCGAAACCGTCACCCCAGACGGCCTGAACGAGGAGCTGGCGGAAAAGCTCTTCGCCACTCCGCAGGGCGGCCGCGAGCTGGGCGAGAACCCGGAAAACGGCCGCATGATCGTGGCCAAGGAGGGCCGCTTCGGCCCGTATGTCACCGAAATCGTCCGCGACGATGAGCGGGAGAAGGCCGAGGGTGAGGCCGAGGAGGTCGTCGCCAAGGAGCGCGCCGAGGAAGACAAGCAGCGCGCCGAGGAAGGCAAGCGCGCCAAGAATTGGGAAACCAAGACGGCCGCAAAGCAAAAGGAAAAGCGCGTCAAGGAGTACATCGAAAACAAACTCAAGCCGGGTACGGCCTCGCTGTTTAGCTCGATGGAGCCTTCTACGGTCACCCTCGAAGAGGCCCTTAAATTGCTTTCCCTACCGCGCGAGGTGGGCGAGGACGATGGTGTGATGATCACCGCACAGAACGGCCGCTATGGCCCGTACCTGAAGAAGGGAAATGACTCGCGTTCCTTGGCCAAGGAAGAGCAGATTTTCACCGTCACCTTGGACGAGGCCCGCCGCATCTATGCTGAACCGAAGCGTCGCGGCCGCGCCGCGGCTCAGCCGCCGATCAAGCAGCTGGGCGATAACGACGTCTCCGGCAAGCCCATGACCGTCAAGGACGGCCGCTTCGGCCCCTATGTCACCGACGGCACCACCAATGCCTCCCTGCGCCGCGGCGATGACCCAGAGCAGCTTACCGACGCCCGCGCGAACGAGCTCCTTTCCGAGCGCCGCGCCAAGGAAGCTTCCGGCGAGACCAAGAAGAAGTCCACCAAGAAGTCCTCTAAAAAGACGACGAAGAAGAAGGCGACCAAGAAGGCCACCAAAAAGTCCACGAAGAAGGCTGGCAAGAAGGCGACCAAGAAACCTTCGCCCGGCACGAAGAACGTGGTGAAGGCCGGCTCGCGCAAGAAATAG
- a CDS encoding DUF418 domain-containing protein — translation MSSAPRPRMIVPDVARGMALLGIAMANMTTAWIITTDRPASYFGGIIDGSAWDKAAVVFGAFFVHNRGLPMFSTLLGFGVGLIALSLWRRGFPVQAARRVIAKRYAFLAVMGAVHMTLLFWGDIMFFYGAAGIVIAFLLRKRDSTLMRVAYILFALCALGGIVAFISGAMDPLGVVATEGIGTIDSYPDLLLSQLVTLGSQALATPIILLMYLPVMLVGFVWARQGVLADVPSHRPTLLRWVAVAVVITVVIGTLWSLSTLGVIEQRWASAADNANSFIGVFTGPGILAGLALVLQPVQERLSAGAPLPAVLWPFAALGKRSMSGYVGQSLLFFCLVHPFTLNFGHELGAFGQAALAFAVWLVTLIFACMLEAFDRRGPFEAVHRRLSYGPTMQPQLPGAAQAIEKQQMADR, via the coding sequence GTGAGTTCAGCTCCCCGGCCCCGCATGATCGTGCCCGATGTGGCACGCGGCATGGCCCTATTAGGCATCGCCATGGCCAATATGACCACGGCGTGGATTATCACCACCGACCGGCCAGCAAGTTATTTCGGCGGCATCATCGACGGCAGCGCGTGGGACAAGGCCGCCGTCGTCTTCGGCGCCTTCTTTGTCCACAACCGCGGCCTGCCCATGTTTTCTACGCTGCTGGGCTTTGGCGTGGGGCTCATCGCGTTGAGTCTGTGGCGGCGTGGGTTTCCGGTGCAGGCGGCGCGCAGGGTCATCGCCAAGCGCTATGCCTTCTTAGCAGTGATGGGTGCGGTGCACATGACGCTGCTGTTTTGGGGCGACATCATGTTCTTCTATGGCGCGGCCGGAATCGTGATTGCATTCCTGCTGCGCAAGCGGGATTCTACCCTTATGCGCGTGGCCTATATTCTGTTCGCACTGTGCGCGCTGGGTGGGATCGTGGCCTTCATTTCCGGCGCTATGGATCCCCTCGGCGTGGTGGCTACGGAAGGCATCGGCACCATCGATTCCTACCCCGATTTGCTGCTCAGCCAGCTTGTCACCCTAGGCAGCCAGGCCTTGGCCACGCCGATCATTTTATTGATGTACCTGCCCGTCATGCTGGTGGGCTTTGTGTGGGCGCGCCAGGGAGTGCTTGCCGACGTCCCCTCTCACCGCCCCACCCTCCTGCGCTGGGTCGCCGTCGCGGTGGTCATTACCGTGGTTATCGGTACCTTGTGGTCTTTGAGCACGCTCGGGGTCATCGAGCAACGCTGGGCCAGTGCGGCCGATAATGCCAACTCCTTCATCGGCGTCTTTACCGGCCCCGGCATCCTGGCCGGGCTCGCGCTGGTGTTGCAGCCGGTACAGGAGCGGCTCTCGGCCGGCGCACCGCTGCCCGCGGTACTGTGGCCCTTCGCGGCGCTGGGCAAGCGCTCCATGAGCGGCTATGTGGGCCAGTCCCTCCTCTTTTTCTGCCTCGTGCACCCGTTTACGCTGAACTTCGGCCACGAACTGGGCGCCTTTGGCCAAGCCGCTCTGGCATTCGCGGTGTGGCTGGTCACGCTCATCTTCGCCTGCATGCTGGAAGCCTTCGACCGCCGCGGACCTTTTGAGGCCGTGCACCGCCGCCTGTCCTACGGCCCGACGATGCAGCCGCAGTTACCGGGTGCGGCGCAGGCCATCGAGAAGCAGCAGATGGCCGACCGCTAG
- a CDS encoding adenylate/guanylate cyclase domain-containing protein — MNRLLRGARWLMGTQWPVYAALVLGANLIGAIAIMTFVLYFLPMPEIKDFASELPSLMGVAAVYLMFAVVIGIAVTLLLFRPVLDWQRNPDEHDPNMVRNLVLRIPVYQSAVAAAVWLIGIILAVVISGQESGRLGLVVGVSATLAGLVVIILTYLQAERLVRPVAAQAVARRFEDATLEPPIKYRLISTWLMTSGVPLVGVLLVLIAQRTGLFPGNAGDLVPAITALALTALATGFIGTSFAVMSVVDPIVELQDAINRVRRGDTNAEVDIYDGSELGVLQAGFNEMMRGLRERNRVRDIFGRYVGSEVAQRALEERPELGGEDRKVAVLFIDVIGSTTFAVNHSPEEVVEELNKFFEHVVKVVHRNKGIINKFQGDAALAVFGAPLNVYDSTSMALQAARELRGELRGLELQAGIGVAAGHVVAGHIGGADRFEYTVIGDAVNETARLTELAKDTPGQVLTNAATLKTANEAEQARWTMMKSIELRGRHRMTQLARPIRATLAERSEV, encoded by the coding sequence ATGAACAGACTACTGCGCGGCGCACGATGGCTCATGGGTACCCAATGGCCGGTCTACGCCGCCTTAGTCCTCGGCGCGAACCTCATCGGCGCCATAGCGATCATGACCTTTGTCCTTTATTTCCTGCCCATGCCGGAGATCAAGGACTTTGCCTCCGAACTGCCCAGCCTGATGGGCGTTGCCGCGGTGTACCTCATGTTTGCCGTGGTCATCGGCATCGCCGTGACCCTGCTGCTTTTCCGCCCAGTGCTGGACTGGCAGCGCAACCCAGACGAGCATGATCCGAATATGGTGCGCAACTTGGTGCTGCGCATCCCCGTCTACCAATCCGCGGTGGCGGCCGCGGTGTGGCTCATCGGCATCATCTTGGCCGTGGTGATTTCCGGGCAGGAATCCGGCCGCCTGGGGCTAGTCGTTGGCGTATCTGCCACCCTGGCCGGCCTAGTGGTGATCATTCTGACCTACTTGCAAGCCGAGCGCCTCGTCCGACCGGTTGCCGCCCAGGCGGTGGCGCGCCGCTTCGAGGATGCCACTTTGGAGCCGCCCATCAAGTACCGGCTGATTTCCACCTGGCTGATGACCTCCGGTGTGCCCCTGGTGGGCGTCTTATTAGTACTGATTGCCCAACGCACCGGCCTTTTTCCCGGCAACGCCGGTGACCTTGTACCCGCCATCACCGCCTTGGCGCTAACCGCCCTGGCCACCGGGTTTATCGGTACTAGCTTTGCGGTGATGAGCGTGGTGGACCCGATTGTGGAGCTGCAGGACGCCATCAATCGGGTGCGCCGCGGCGATACTAATGCAGAGGTCGATATCTATGATGGTTCCGAGCTAGGCGTGCTGCAGGCCGGCTTCAACGAAATGATGCGTGGCCTGCGCGAGCGCAATCGCGTGCGCGATATTTTCGGCCGCTACGTCGGTAGCGAGGTGGCCCAGCGCGCCTTGGAGGAGCGCCCCGAACTAGGCGGCGAGGACCGCAAGGTAGCGGTGCTTTTTATTGACGTCATCGGCTCTACCACCTTCGCCGTCAATCACTCCCCCGAGGAGGTAGTGGAGGAACTCAATAAGTTCTTCGAGCACGTCGTCAAGGTGGTGCACCGCAATAAAGGCATCATTAATAAGTTCCAAGGCGATGCCGCCCTCGCCGTTTTTGGCGCACCCCTGAATGTTTATGATTCCACCTCCATGGCGCTGCAGGCCGCCCGCGAGCTGCGCGGCGAGTTGCGCGGGCTGGAGCTGCAGGCCGGCATTGGCGTGGCGGCGGGGCACGTCGTCGCCGGGCACATAGGTGGCGCAGATCGCTTCGAGTACACCGTCATCGGTGATGCCGTAAACGAGACCGCGCGCCTGACCGAGCTGGCCAAGGACACCCCGGGCCAGGTGCTCACCAATGCCGCCACACTTAAGACCGCCAATGAGGCCGAGCAGGCCCGCTGGACTATGATGAAATCCATTGAGCTGCGTGGGCGTCACCGCATGACCCAGCTGGCTCGCCCTATCCGCGCTACCCTGGCAGAACGTTCCGAGGTATAA
- a CDS encoding DNA polymerase III subunit delta' produces MNTGSVAQRLADTPGVARTILGAARAARGMPGADPRAMSHSWLFTGPPGSGRSLAAIDFAAALMCTDPEEPGCGRCEACRAVLETKQHTDLVLVDPQEVIIPVDTVREVIGRAASLPTVAPWRVVIFNNADRLNNNGANALLKTVEEPPARTVIIMCAPSDAPEDFSQTLRSRCRHLYIPSPSVKSITSQLVSEGASDHDAHLAALTSLRHVGRARRLVNDPAVQKRRAVAINLAEEVFHGSQGFQAVTSLLKMVDAEAKDSHKEQEEAELAKLEQTLGVGAKGKGAAKAQRDARSVIKDLQDQHKKRAKRRVIDNLDLVLIDLSGVYRDALMQKVGAQVDLTHPDFAGLSGELAQRVSEEGLLDCQAAITLCREQLTQNVGTQIAFDGLVGRLRRACL; encoded by the coding sequence GTGAATACCGGAAGCGTTGCGCAAAGATTGGCAGATACCCCAGGTGTGGCCCGCACCATCCTGGGCGCCGCTCGGGCGGCCCGGGGGATGCCAGGGGCAGACCCGCGGGCGATGAGCCATTCCTGGCTATTTACCGGCCCGCCGGGATCCGGACGTTCCCTGGCCGCGATCGATTTTGCGGCCGCGCTCATGTGCACGGACCCCGAGGAGCCGGGCTGCGGCCGCTGCGAGGCTTGCCGCGCGGTGCTGGAGACCAAGCAGCACACCGATTTGGTGCTCGTGGATCCGCAGGAGGTTATCATCCCCGTGGATACGGTGCGCGAGGTGATCGGCCGCGCCGCGAGCCTGCCCACGGTGGCGCCGTGGCGCGTGGTGATCTTCAATAATGCCGACCGACTCAACAACAACGGTGCGAATGCCCTGCTGAAGACGGTAGAGGAGCCGCCGGCGCGCACCGTAATTATCATGTGTGCGCCTTCCGACGCCCCCGAGGACTTCTCCCAAACCCTCCGCTCGCGCTGCCGCCATCTCTACATCCCCTCCCCGTCGGTAAAGAGCATTACCTCCCAGTTGGTCAGCGAGGGCGCCTCGGATCACGACGCCCACTTGGCCGCCCTCACCTCCCTCCGCCACGTCGGCAGGGCGCGGCGCCTAGTCAACGATCCGGCCGTGCAAAAGCGCCGCGCGGTGGCCATCAATTTGGCAGAAGAGGTCTTCCACGGCTCTCAGGGCTTCCAGGCGGTGACCTCGTTGCTGAAGATGGTGGACGCGGAGGCGAAGGACTCGCACAAGGAACAAGAAGAGGCTGAGCTGGCGAAGTTGGAACAAACCCTCGGCGTGGGCGCGAAGGGCAAGGGCGCCGCCAAGGCGCAGCGCGACGCCCGCTCGGTCATTAAAGACTTACAGGATCAGCACAAGAAGAGAGCCAAGCGCCGGGTTATCGACAACCTGGATTTGGTGCTTATCGATCTCTCCGGTGTGTACCGCGATGCGCTCATGCAGAAGGTGGGCGCGCAGGTGGATCTGACCCACCCGGACTTCGCCGGTCTTTCTGGTGAGCTCGCGCAGCGCGTGAGCGAGGAAGGCCTGCTGGACTGCCAAGCGGCCATCACGCTGTGCCGCGAGCAGCTGACCCAAAACGTCGGCACGCAGATTGCTTTCGATGGGCTGGTGGGCCGCCTGCGCCGCGCGTGTCTCTAG
- a CDS encoding DedA family protein has product MVDTITMWIETVMSTEWIYPLVGVLIFGDCFFPVLPSEIPLNMAGAWSGSQGFPHLPTMFFVALIAAMMGDNLCFLLGTRFMPLLKRVPKGSKAYEGLNWVRRNMRRGGGAAIIIARFIPSARLFMTILLGSMRFPWIVFVFFDTIGVALWAAQALAIGYLGGKAFSNSPVLAVVVSIIAAVIIGVGLQKLQNKFTEWWDTRRGYAETP; this is encoded by the coding sequence ATGGTTGACACCATCACTATGTGGATCGAAACCGTCATGTCCACAGAGTGGATCTACCCGCTGGTCGGCGTGCTGATCTTTGGTGACTGCTTCTTCCCCGTCCTGCCGTCTGAAATCCCGCTCAATATGGCCGGCGCTTGGTCCGGCTCCCAAGGCTTTCCCCACCTGCCCACCATGTTTTTCGTGGCGCTGATTGCCGCCATGATGGGCGATAATCTCTGCTTCCTGCTAGGCACACGGTTTATGCCCCTGCTCAAGCGCGTGCCTAAAGGTTCTAAGGCCTACGAGGGGCTGAACTGGGTAAGGCGCAATATGCGCCGCGGTGGCGGCGCGGCCATTATTATTGCCCGATTCATTCCTTCCGCGCGCCTGTTTATGACCATCCTGCTGGGATCAATGCGGTTCCCTTGGATCGTCTTTGTTTTCTTCGACACCATTGGTGTTGCGCTCTGGGCTGCCCAAGCGCTGGCCATTGGCTACCTCGGCGGCAAGGCCTTTTCCAATTCGCCGGTGCTCGCCGTGGTGGTCAGCATCATCGCCGCGGTCATCATCGGCGTGGGGCTGCAAAAGCTGCAGAATAAGTTCACCGAATGGTGGGATACCCGCCGCGGCTACGCAGAAACGCCTTAG